A DNA window from Drosophila virilis strain 15010-1051.87 chromosome 4, Dvir_AGI_RSII-ME, whole genome shotgun sequence contains the following coding sequences:
- the LOC6628031 gene encoding uncharacterized protein gives MSPNAALVSERPLAMDQKTTQLLMFRAPLDAQSKLFIFNSPIDYSDQQLVVYQYSGMLDGDSGYCVVYKRDHFIINNPPNYQSPTKRSFLNECIRQLYIINGLAHKLHWAPNTSLASRQELWQQVDLCLQPERLSAQSASLQRVKRQLFRETRRRRKCTPSVRGQVWGTQVLYFKPMRSKLGRRNIRRGYMTVARHIVLQQMIRENLKREMIHTPAVCQSVINAAEGIFNMNAGVIGEICSYHRSAARHQPAVNCHLSDAELRLRNNEACQLTQRAKRLEAMFLHEQVRRAVQNHQLILEESVRSIYYAKQLFRLIEDHEEFVYTDKQIMGRGCC, from the coding sequence ATGTCGCCAAATGCAGCACTCGTTTCTGAACGCCCGTTGGCCATGGACCAGAAGACAACGCAGCTGTTGATGTTCCGCGCACCGTTGGACGCACAGAGTAAACTGTTTATATTCAATTCGCCCATCGACTATTCGGATCAGCAGCTGGTTGTGTATCAATATTCCGGCATGTTGGACGGCGACAGTGGCTATTGTGTGGTCTATAAGAGGGATCATTTTATCATCAACAATCCGCCCAATTATCAGAGTCCCACCAAGCGCAGCTTTCTCAACGAGTGCATCCGTCAGCTGTATATCATCAATGGACTGGCCCACAAGCTGCACTGGGCGCCCAACACATCGCTGGCCAGCCGCCAGGAGCTGTGGCAGCAGGTGGATCTTTGCCTGCAGCCGGAGCGTCTCAGTGCGCAAAGCGCCAGCCTGCAGCGGGTCAAGCGGCAGCTGTTCCGGGAGACGCGACGTCGCCGCAAATGCACGCCCAGTGTGCGCGGCCAGGTCTGGGGCACACAGGTGTTATACTTTAAGCCGATGCGCTCGAAGCTTGGCCGGCGGAACATACGTCGCGGCTACATGACAGTGGCCAGACACATTGTGCTCCAGCAAATGATACGTGAGAATCTGAAGCGTGAGATGATCCACACGCCCGCGGTATGCCAGAGCGTCATCAACGCCGCCGAGGGCATATTCAATATGAACGCCGGTGTCATCGGTGAGATATGCAGCTATCATCGGAGCGCTGCACGCCATCAGCCCGCCGTGAATTGTCACCTGAGCGACGCTGAGCTGCGTCTGCGCAACAACGAGGCCTGCCAGCTGACGCAGCGTGCCAAGCGTTTAGAGGCGATGTTTCTGCACGAACAGGTGCGTCGCGCCGTACAGAATCATCAGCTCATATTGGAGGAGTCCGTGCGTTCCATATACTATGCCAAGCAGCTGTTTCGTCTGATTGAGGATCACGAGGAGTTCGTCTACACGGACAAGCAGATAATGGGGCGTGGCTGTTGTTAG
- the LOC6628030 gene encoding uncharacterized protein, with protein sequence MGNVLEANVSCDRPVAVVQPMPAVSSSSPAEDTSATEQEEGEEESYPKANVTLHLFHYRQQMALKDHHVVKWATSKLLLTEELLKQQESQLPRPHALLDDDAAWAESQLALLTDDEEDANDENMEPMEQQGLGNELNNLMKYRLKLRDTIVQVAQEKMRKREKTKLKRLKRRTLISSKKPSNKDKHRQAY encoded by the coding sequence ATGGGCAATGTACTGGAAGCGAATGTATCCTGCGATAGGCCAGTGGCAGTGGTCCAACCCATGCCAGCcgtgagcagcagcagcccagcTGAAGATACATCAGCGACGGAACAGGAGGAAGGGGAGGAGGAGTCATATCCCAAGGCAAATGTGACGTTGCATTTGTTTCATTATCGCCAGCAAATGGCACTGAAGGACCATCATGTGGTAAAGTGGGCCACCTCGAAGCTGCTGCTCACCGAGGAGCTGCTCAAGCAGCAGGAGTCGCAGCTGCCGCGCCCACACGCCCTGCTGGACGATGATGCAGCCTGGGCCGAAAGCCAATTGGCCCTGTTAACGGACGACGAGGAGGATGCCAACGATGAGAATATGGAGCCCATGGAGCAGCAGGGACTGGGCAATGAACTGAACAATCTCATGAAATACAGACTAAAGCTCCGCGACACCATTGTCCAGGTGGCCCAGGAGAAGATGCGCAAGCGTGAGAAGACAAAGCTGAAGCGTTTGAAACGCCGCACACTCATCTCCTCGAAGAAGCCCAGCAACAAGGACAAGCATCGACAGGCCTATTGA